The following proteins are encoded in a genomic region of Heliomicrobium gestii:
- a CDS encoding peptidoglycan DD-metalloendopeptidase family protein: MNPIPKVESPRRGRRQPYTIIFAPGSGQETWSINLSPERMRKLFIGGAIGAGLFLVIVILALYTLFEFTELQRLRSVNQEQARQIEELRDVSDSVQEKLERVKALDKQIRRMVGIDGGSDAGAEGTGDGASGEGVKAPSPPLNQSSAAPEMAKQELQAFRTVPSRSGSAMSERSRMGATVRQLFRGEPDQLGLLAASIRQLDSELTDQEKEMQQLNQEVTNRLAYLAAVPSSYPVRGEITSPFGNRRSPFGTKNEFHSGLDLASPYGTPVRAAAKGTVVFTGWKPGLGRVVEINHGQGFQTAYCHLSAITAKVNQELERGDTLGNVGNSGRSTGPHLHFMVYLQGQLQDPERYLLH, encoded by the coding sequence GTGAACCCCATCCCAAAAGTGGAATCACCGCGTCGTGGCCGTCGACAACCCTATACGATCATTTTCGCTCCAGGTTCGGGCCAGGAAACATGGAGTATCAACCTATCACCGGAACGCATGCGCAAACTGTTCATCGGCGGAGCGATTGGCGCTGGTCTATTCCTTGTGATCGTCATCCTTGCTCTGTACACCCTATTTGAGTTTACAGAGTTGCAGCGATTGCGATCGGTCAACCAGGAACAAGCTCGTCAAATCGAAGAACTGAGGGATGTTTCGGATTCTGTTCAGGAAAAGCTCGAACGCGTCAAAGCGTTGGACAAGCAGATCCGTCGCATGGTCGGCATCGATGGCGGGTCCGATGCCGGCGCCGAAGGAACAGGCGATGGGGCGTCTGGAGAAGGCGTGAAAGCGCCCTCGCCCCCCCTGAACCAAAGCTCTGCTGCCCCGGAAATGGCAAAACAGGAGTTGCAGGCGTTTCGAACGGTTCCTTCTCGCTCCGGCAGCGCCATGTCGGAACGAAGCCGCATGGGCGCAACCGTCAGGCAACTCTTTCGCGGTGAACCGGATCAACTGGGGCTGTTGGCTGCTTCGATTCGGCAACTGGATTCTGAATTGACGGATCAGGAAAAAGAAATGCAGCAACTCAATCAAGAAGTGACCAACCGGTTGGCCTACTTGGCCGCCGTCCCCTCCAGCTATCCGGTGCGAGGAGAAATCACCTCTCCCTTTGGCAACCGTCGCTCACCCTTTGGAACGAAGAACGAATTCCACTCCGGGCTGGATCTGGCGTCTCCCTACGGAACCCCTGTGCGCGCTGCCGCCAAAGGCACCGTCGTCTTTACCGGGTGGAAACCGGGACTGGGCCGGGTGGTGGAGATCAACCATGGACAGGGGTTTCAAACAGCCTACTGCCACCTCTCCGCCATCACGGCGAAAGTCAATCAGGAATTGGAACGGGGCGATACGCTGGGCAATGTGGGCAATAGCGGGCGCAGCACCGGTCCCCATCTTCACTTCATGGTCTATCTTCAGGGGCAACTGCAAGATCCCGAGCGTTATCTGCTCCATTGA
- a CDS encoding LysR family transcriptional regulator yields MNRYLALIKIMETGSFTKTAEELGYTQSAISQMIHSLEKELSTLLILRSRKGVTLTPDGEELLPYIKGVYHAYRELMEKHKAMQGLQTGIVRIGTFSSVSSNWLPGLMKDFKQKYPSVVFELHQGEYTSIALWIKEGSVDFGFVNPDADAAADLNTIPLQKDEMLAVIPRNHPLTAKKSISLQDLVHEPFILLDEGQLSEPLEYFKQKNLQPNIQYRAHDDYTIMSMIEKELGVSILPKLVLSRSDYDIVTKEISPPIVRTISLAFKNKKVLPIASRYFMDFIVEQYGGLAHEEKPPLAE; encoded by the coding sequence ATGAATCGTTACCTTGCGCTGATCAAAATCATGGAAACCGGCAGCTTTACCAAAACGGCTGAAGAACTGGGGTACACCCAATCGGCGATCAGTCAGATGATTCATTCCTTAGAAAAGGAATTATCGACCCTCCTTATTCTCCGTTCCAGAAAAGGGGTCACACTGACGCCGGACGGCGAGGAATTGCTGCCATACATCAAAGGGGTCTATCACGCTTACCGTGAGCTCATGGAAAAACACAAAGCGATGCAGGGGCTGCAAACAGGCATCGTGCGCATCGGAACGTTTTCAAGCGTGTCCAGCAACTGGCTGCCAGGCTTGATGAAAGATTTTAAGCAAAAGTATCCTTCCGTGGTCTTTGAGCTTCATCAAGGTGAGTACACAAGCATCGCCCTGTGGATTAAGGAGGGAAGCGTTGACTTTGGCTTCGTCAATCCCGATGCCGATGCAGCCGCCGATCTGAATACCATCCCCCTGCAAAAGGATGAAATGTTGGCCGTCATCCCCAGGAACCACCCGCTCACGGCCAAGAAGTCGATTTCATTACAAGATCTCGTCCATGAACCCTTTATCCTTTTGGACGAAGGGCAATTGAGCGAGCCCTTGGAATATTTCAAGCAGAAAAATCTGCAACCCAACATTCAATACCGCGCCCATGACGATTACACGATCATGTCGATGATTGAAAAAGAGTTGGGCGTCTCCATCCTACCGAAATTGGTGCTAAGCAGATCTGACTATGACATTGTCACGAAAGAGATATCTCCGCCGATCGTCCGAACGATTTCATTGGCCTTTAAGAACAAAAAGGTATTGCCGATCGCCAGCAGATATTTTATGGATTTTATTGTGGAACAGTATGGCGGACTTGCGCATGAAGAAAAACCTCCTTTGGCGGAATAA
- a CDS encoding YkvI family membrane protein: MGALWQVQVASVYIGAVLGAGFASGQEIFQFFVRYGPAGLQAVLLSAALFGLLGPAIFFVCRIYRISRYQDLLDGLFGAKIGKVMDGVITFSLFVGVMVMLSGSGALMSQQWGWPPWTGVAATTALILLSLWWGIDSLIWVNTILVPLKSIICLAVALAIVLWTPSIDEAAPAALTALNCLAGWANPQTTVAEPNALLPDSPALSGFLYVSFNLTMSLVVLVALAPQVRRRGGYAGAAAGGLLLGLFAYLLTLAMLRYVPEIAAYPVPMLFLAGALHPWTGQVYAFLLWLAMFTAALGSAFGAALRLAKADQGPDFRQKLILSVLSVCPFAMLPFADLVATLYPFFGYVGLPLVLAVAWVSLKELWRRMAKEYPFFTMNR, from the coding sequence ATGGGGGCTCTTTGGCAGGTGCAGGTGGCATCGGTCTATATCGGCGCCGTCTTGGGCGCCGGATTCGCCTCTGGTCAGGAGATCTTTCAGTTTTTTGTCCGCTACGGTCCAGCGGGGCTGCAAGCGGTGTTGCTCTCGGCCGCGCTCTTTGGCCTCCTGGGACCGGCGATTTTTTTCGTCTGCCGGATTTATCGGATCAGCCGCTACCAGGACCTCCTTGACGGGCTATTCGGCGCGAAAATCGGCAAAGTCATGGACGGTGTCATCACCTTTTCCCTCTTTGTCGGGGTGATGGTCATGCTGTCCGGGTCGGGCGCGCTCATGTCCCAGCAGTGGGGATGGCCGCCCTGGACCGGCGTGGCCGCCACGACAGCGCTGATCCTGCTGTCCCTCTGGTGGGGGATCGACTCGCTGATCTGGGTCAACACCATCTTGGTGCCCCTCAAATCGATCATCTGCCTGGCGGTGGCCTTGGCGATCGTCCTCTGGACGCCCTCGATCGACGAAGCGGCGCCGGCAGCGTTGACGGCACTAAACTGTCTGGCCGGGTGGGCCAACCCGCAAACCACGGTGGCGGAGCCCAATGCCCTCCTGCCCGATTCGCCGGCCCTGAGCGGCTTTTTGTATGTCTCCTTCAATCTCACCATGTCCCTGGTGGTGCTCGTCGCCCTGGCGCCGCAGGTGCGCCGGCGGGGAGGCTATGCGGGCGCCGCCGCCGGCGGGTTGCTCCTCGGACTCTTCGCCTATCTGCTGACACTGGCCATGCTGCGCTATGTGCCGGAAATCGCCGCCTACCCGGTGCCCATGCTCTTTCTTGCCGGCGCCTTGCATCCTTGGACCGGACAGGTTTACGCCTTTTTGCTCTGGCTGGCCATGTTCACGGCGGCTTTGGGGAGCGCCTTCGGCGCAGCCCTGCGGCTCGCCAAAGCGGATCAAGGACCGGACTTTCGCCAAAAGCTGATCCTGTCGGTGTTGTCAGTCTGCCCCTTTGCCATGCTGCCCTTCGCCGATCTGGTGGCCACCTTGTACCCCTTTTTCGGCTATGTGGGTCTGCCGCTGGTGCTGGCTGTCGCCTGGGTGTCGTTGAAAGAGCTATGGCGGCGGATGGCAAAGGAATATCCATTTTTTACCATGAACCGATGA
- a CDS encoding DUF554 domain-containing protein, with amino-acid sequence MTGTIVNTVAIIGGAIAGALFQKAIAERFKVTVMQGIGLSVSLIGIQMALQSKNPLIVVASLVLGGILGEAIGIEAKLEQFGQWLESKVGNNHGDVAKAFVTASLIYCVGAMAIMGSLQDGLTGDASVLFVKAMLDGITSIILASTLGIGVALSALPLFIYQGSITLAASFIQPFLQQSMIAEMSAVGGLLITGIGTNILGVTQLRVGNLLPGILFAIIGAGLFPPG; translated from the coding sequence ATGACCGGCACAATTGTCAACACAGTCGCCATCATCGGCGGCGCCATCGCGGGCGCCCTCTTTCAAAAAGCGATTGCCGAGCGGTTCAAAGTGACGGTGATGCAGGGGATTGGCTTATCGGTATCGTTGATCGGCATCCAAATGGCGCTGCAATCAAAAAATCCCCTGATTGTGGTGGCGTCGCTCGTCCTCGGCGGCATCCTTGGCGAAGCCATCGGCATCGAAGCCAAGTTGGAGCAATTTGGGCAGTGGCTCGAGAGCAAGGTCGGCAACAATCACGGCGACGTGGCGAAAGCCTTCGTCACCGCCAGCCTGATCTACTGCGTTGGCGCGATGGCAATCATGGGTTCCCTTCAGGACGGTCTTACCGGCGACGCATCCGTTTTGTTTGTCAAAGCCATGCTGGACGGAATCACCTCCATCATCCTGGCGTCCACCCTGGGGATCGGCGTTGCCCTTTCCGCGCTGCCGCTTTTCATCTATCAAGGAAGCATCACCCTGGCCGCTTCATTCATACAACCCTTTTTGCAGCAGAGCATGATCGCTGAGATGAGCGCCGTCGGCGGCCTGCTGATCACAGGAATCGGAACGAACATACTGGGTGTTACCCAACTGCGTGTGGGCAACCTATTGCCGGGGATTCTTTTTGCCATCATCGGGGCGGGTTTGTTTCCGCCTGGCTGA
- a CDS encoding ABC transporter substrate-binding protein: MLFLSRRSLITVFGLLFLVPGLLYVGWMKSMTALATMRTGHSPIVLAVAVELTGPVGSWGQAAFKGIQMAVDEANSQGGIEGHPVQTISADASDGAGLAGLSEQAQKNGVAAVIGPVTPSKAEALVKAGLPVPLISLATASTVPSIGDKVLQGSYDDRQQGAAAAQYAARVWSKKAALVVEEKSAYAQSLAKAFRETYEEKGGKIVKSLTYQRGQQDFSALIQQLSQADPEVIYLPGYAKEGKAFLQQARQKGLQTPVIGGDGLESVAKEIAGKEKEAWQWRLYYTTPNFIPTGEAAAFVQTYQSRYSEAPQPMALWAYDATRGILNGLRSPEVRANPDALLRQMAGAGWPVAGGRMRIDENRHAWRPMAIMGSEPDLRLVEVIPAAGP; encoded by the coding sequence ATGCTTTTTTTATCGCGCCGCTCGCTCATCACCGTTTTTGGACTCCTCTTCCTCGTGCCCGGGCTCCTCTATGTGGGATGGATGAAATCGATGACCGCCCTGGCCACGATGAGAACGGGCCATAGCCCGATTGTCCTGGCGGTGGCGGTCGAACTGACCGGCCCTGTCGGTTCCTGGGGGCAGGCGGCCTTCAAAGGGATCCAGATGGCGGTCGATGAGGCGAACAGCCAGGGGGGGATCGAAGGGCATCCTGTCCAAACCATCTCAGCCGACGCCAGTGACGGAGCGGGGCTTGCCGGACTGTCCGAGCAGGCGCAAAAAAACGGCGTCGCCGCCGTCATCGGTCCGGTTACGCCGTCGAAGGCGGAGGCGCTCGTCAAGGCCGGCCTGCCGGTGCCCTTGATCAGCTTGGCCACAGCGTCGACGGTGCCGAGCATCGGCGACAAGGTCCTCCAGGGCAGCTATGACGACCGGCAACAGGGGGCCGCCGCCGCCCAGTATGCGGCGCGCGTCTGGAGCAAAAAGGCGGCCCTCGTCGTCGAGGAAAAGAGCGCCTACGCCCAGTCCCTCGCCAAGGCCTTCCGGGAGACCTATGAGGAAAAGGGCGGAAAAATCGTCAAGAGCCTGACTTACCAGCGAGGACAACAGGATTTCAGCGCACTCATCCAGCAGTTATCCCAGGCCGATCCCGAGGTGATCTACCTGCCGGGCTATGCGAAGGAAGGGAAAGCCTTTTTGCAGCAGGCCCGTCAGAAAGGGCTCCAGACGCCGGTCATCGGCGGCGACGGTCTGGAGTCGGTGGCCAAAGAGATCGCCGGCAAAGAAAAAGAAGCCTGGCAGTGGCGTCTCTACTACACGACACCCAATTTCATCCCAACCGGCGAAGCGGCGGCCTTTGTCCAAACCTACCAAAGCCGCTACAGTGAAGCGCCCCAGCCCATGGCGCTCTGGGCCTATGACGCCACACGGGGGATTTTGAACGGCCTGCGATCCCCCGAGGTCCGCGCTAATCCCGACGCCTTGCTCCGCCAGATGGCCGGGGCCGGCTGGCCTGTCGCCGGCGGACGGATGCGGATCGATGAAAACCGCCACGCTTGGCGGCCGATGGCGATCATGGGGTCCGAACCGGACCTGCGGCTTGTTGAAGTGATCCCCGCTGCCGGGCCGTGA
- a CDS encoding bactofilin family protein, with product MFGRKKEGNATAVDRIDTVIGRESLITGTLKATGTVRIDGQFSGEIVGKGDIIIGETGRVEATIESRNVIIAGTVHGNIDASGRLEIASTGRLYGDLTATSLIIDEGAVFHGSSRTETRPSRAVEEDEEDEEALETAL from the coding sequence ATGTTCGGCCGTAAAAAAGAAGGAAACGCAACCGCCGTTGATCGCATCGATACGGTCATCGGCAGGGAATCTCTGATCACCGGCACATTAAAAGCCACGGGGACGGTCCGCATTGACGGACAGTTCAGCGGTGAAATCGTCGGCAAAGGCGATATTATCATCGGGGAAACCGGTCGTGTCGAAGCGACCATTGAATCACGCAATGTGATCATCGCCGGAACGGTGCATGGGAACATCGACGCCTCCGGACGCCTGGAAATCGCCTCGACGGGACGGCTGTACGGCGACCTGACGGCCACCAGCCTGATCATCGATGAAGGCGCCGTCTTTCACGGCAGTTCCCGGACAGAGACGCGGCCATCCCGTGCCGTCGAAGAGGATGAAGAGGACGAGGAAGCCTTGGAGACGGCGCTCTAA
- the selB gene encoding selenocysteine-specific translation elongation factor gives MSAGEPIHAIIGTAGHIDHGKTRLVEALTGVNTDRLKEEKDRGISIELGFAPLSIPGGPRVGIVDVPGHERFIRHMVAGVTGMDVAILVIAADEGVMAQTKEHLDVIELLRVPRGITVLTKTDLVDDEWLAMITDEVRRDLAGTRLAEAPILPVSAVNGTGIEEVKKALAALVEGLPRRPVAGPARLPVDRVFTVKGFGVVVTGTLASGALRVGDTLTLYPAERTVRIRGLQVHGEKVDAAWAGQRVAVNLAGVEVSHVGRGEVLAHAGFLRPSYRISVRLQALSREDRPLRDRERIRFHAGTKETLGRLSLLEGDRLEPGRSAFAQIVLEEPVVVAKGDPFVIRTYSPARTVGGGQVIDATAGKLKKNRPDGITHLTVLEQGDPAERLAHHLSCTGQPVTPAEAARLPGLLPDDVEQMIADIEAAPEGAATVREGALSTAALAPPPPPPVTLLAGEGIRYLAHGGQIGALERDLHRELDAYHRRYPLRRGMGKEELKSRLVPAWSAKAYSALLETWEKRGHIVVEAKTVALAQRKDKLPATLTRLLAALEGRFQQGGLQPPLLAEAKGWLVREGLSVENAEECLNHLLDRERLRKVGDDLIFHVDALEDFRRQIVHVLQGGREITVAEARDLTGSSRRYVVPLLEWLDRERVTRRAGDKRSLW, from the coding sequence ATGTCAGCGGGAGAGCCGATCCATGCCATCATCGGAACGGCCGGACATATTGATCATGGAAAAACACGCCTCGTCGAGGCGCTGACGGGAGTCAATACGGATCGGCTGAAAGAAGAAAAAGATCGGGGAATATCCATTGAATTGGGGTTTGCCCCCTTGTCGATCCCCGGCGGCCCACGGGTCGGCATTGTCGATGTGCCCGGCCATGAGCGCTTTATCCGGCACATGGTGGCCGGGGTCACGGGGATGGATGTGGCGATCCTCGTCATCGCCGCCGACGAGGGCGTGATGGCGCAGACGAAAGAACACCTGGATGTGATCGAACTGCTGCGAGTGCCCCGGGGCATCACCGTTCTGACGAAGACCGATCTCGTCGATGATGAATGGCTCGCCATGATCACTGACGAGGTGCGCCGGGATCTGGCCGGAACACGCCTGGCTGAAGCGCCGATTCTGCCGGTATCCGCCGTCAATGGGACCGGAATAGAGGAAGTCAAAAAGGCGCTTGCCGCCTTGGTCGAAGGATTGCCTCGGCGGCCCGTCGCCGGTCCGGCCCGCTTGCCTGTGGATCGGGTCTTTACGGTGAAGGGGTTCGGTGTTGTCGTCACCGGCACCCTGGCATCAGGGGCGCTGCGGGTGGGCGACACCCTCACCTTGTATCCGGCGGAGCGGACCGTACGGATCCGGGGGTTGCAGGTCCACGGTGAAAAGGTCGACGCCGCCTGGGCCGGTCAGCGGGTGGCCGTCAATCTGGCAGGGGTGGAGGTCAGTCACGTGGGGCGCGGCGAAGTGCTGGCCCATGCCGGTTTCCTCCGGCCCAGTTACCGGATCAGCGTTCGCCTGCAAGCATTGTCCCGGGAGGACCGGCCTTTGCGTGATCGAGAACGCATTCGCTTTCACGCCGGCACGAAAGAGACGCTGGGGCGGTTGTCCCTGCTCGAAGGCGACCGGCTCGAACCAGGCCGCTCCGCCTTTGCCCAGATCGTCCTGGAGGAGCCTGTGGTGGTGGCCAAGGGCGATCCCTTCGTCATCCGCACCTACTCACCGGCTCGAACGGTTGGCGGCGGCCAGGTGATCGACGCGACGGCCGGCAAGCTGAAAAAAAACCGGCCCGATGGGATCACCCACCTCACCGTCCTCGAACAGGGAGACCCGGCGGAGCGGCTGGCCCATCACCTGTCCTGCACCGGCCAGCCGGTGACGCCGGCGGAGGCGGCCCGATTGCCGGGCCTTCTCCCTGATGATGTGGAACAGATGATCGCAGACATCGAGGCCGCTCCGGAAGGGGCGGCAACGGTAAGGGAGGGGGCCCTTTCGACGGCGGCGTTGGCGCCACCGCCACCGCCACCGGTTACCCTCCTCGCGGGAGAGGGCATCCGCTACCTGGCCCATGGGGGACAGATCGGCGCCTTGGAAAGGGACCTGCACCGCGAACTGGACGCCTATCACCGCCGCTACCCGCTGCGCCGAGGCATGGGGAAAGAGGAACTGAAGAGCCGCCTCGTCCCCGCTTGGAGCGCCAAGGCCTACAGCGCCCTGCTGGAGACCTGGGAGAAGCGCGGTCACATCGTCGTGGAGGCAAAGACAGTCGCCTTGGCGCAACGGAAGGACAAGCTGCCGGCAACCTTGACCCGCCTGCTGGCCGCGCTGGAGGGGCGGTTTCAGCAGGGCGGCCTGCAACCGCCGCTGCTGGCGGAGGCGAAAGGATGGCTGGTCCGGGAGGGACTCAGCGTCGAGAATGCTGAGGAGTGCCTGAACCACCTCCTCGACCGGGAGCGTCTGCGCAAAGTGGGCGACGACCTGATCTTCCACGTCGACGCCCTTGAGGATTTTCGCCGGCAGATCGTCCATGTGTTGCAAGGAGGGCGGGAAATCACCGTCGCCGAGGCGCGCGATCTCACCGGGAGTTCCCGGCGCTATGTGGTGCCTCTGCTGGAGTGGTTGGACCGGGAACGGGTGACCCGGCGCGCCGGCGATAAGCGAAGCCTCTGGTAA
- a CDS encoding alanine racemase, whose product MNPTLTKLKKKHWPTDDVWTPMVIVRKKQLLANIETMARKCQEKGVKLRPHFKAHKLLPIAQLQQANGAAGFTVAKLSEAQVLIDGGMQDILVAYPLWGEAKWDAYFHMATRTAMATIVDSEERLEAWRRQAIRREQKVDLYVKVDSGLHRVGYPPGEQLDKLIRAVTACTEVRFRGLLTHAGHIYGATSSEERETIGREEGAVLLRVAQAMRQEGIEIPEISVGSTPSVRFNLDTPGVTEVRPGNYVFHDATQVRLGVCPPDACALHVLTTVVACPTPDRRIIDCGAKVLALDQGAHGNRADVGYGMLSVPGWKLSRLSEEHGVLERTAPDGPQLPLGVTISVIPNHACPVINLAEEVTIVDDEGRPVDTWSVDARGCSR is encoded by the coding sequence ATGAACCCTACCCTTACGAAATTGAAAAAGAAACACTGGCCAACCGACGATGTGTGGACACCGATGGTGATCGTCCGGAAAAAACAACTGCTTGCCAATATTGAAACGATGGCAAGAAAATGCCAGGAAAAAGGCGTCAAATTGCGGCCTCATTTCAAAGCGCACAAGTTGCTTCCCATCGCCCAGCTTCAACAGGCGAACGGCGCTGCCGGATTCACGGTGGCCAAGCTCTCAGAGGCGCAGGTGCTGATCGACGGCGGGATGCAGGATATCCTTGTCGCCTACCCCCTATGGGGGGAGGCCAAGTGGGACGCCTACTTTCACATGGCAACCAGAACCGCCATGGCGACCATCGTCGATTCGGAAGAACGGCTGGAAGCCTGGCGTCGCCAGGCGATCCGACGGGAACAAAAAGTTGACCTCTATGTCAAGGTCGACAGTGGCCTGCATCGCGTCGGTTATCCCCCAGGGGAACAACTCGACAAGTTGATCCGCGCGGTCACCGCCTGCACCGAAGTCCGGTTTCGCGGCCTCTTGACCCATGCCGGTCATATCTATGGCGCCACCTCTTCGGAAGAACGGGAAACGATCGGCCGGGAAGAGGGCGCTGTTTTGCTGCGAGTGGCGCAAGCGATGAGACAAGAGGGGATCGAGATCCCCGAGATCTCTGTGGGGTCTACGCCGTCGGTGCGATTTAACCTGGATACGCCTGGTGTCACCGAGGTGCGGCCCGGCAACTATGTCTTTCACGACGCCACCCAAGTTCGCCTGGGCGTCTGTCCGCCCGACGCATGTGCCCTACATGTCCTGACCACCGTCGTCGCCTGCCCGACTCCGGACCGCCGCATCATCGACTGTGGCGCCAAGGTGCTCGCCCTGGATCAGGGCGCTCACGGGAACCGCGCCGATGTGGGCTATGGGATGTTGTCCGTTCCCGGTTGGAAGCTTTCCCGTCTATCGGAAGAACATGGGGTGTTGGAACGAACCGCCCCGGATGGTCCCCAACTGCCGCTCGGCGTGACGATTTCGGTCATTCCCAACCACGCCTGTCCCGTCATCAATCTGGCAGAGGAAGTGACGATCGTCGATGACGAAGGAAGGCCTGTAGATACATGGTCGGTCGATGCGCGCGGATGCAGTCGCTAG
- the yyaC gene encoding spore protease YyaC, producing MAEQRDWQRLLSGEKQYFSSNSRQCAHSLGDALAELILYLDPTLSRPRVVFCIGTDRSTGDCLGPLVGTQLAPLASNYYHIYGTLDDPIHATNLVEKKKAIEEIHPGALIIAIDASLGRIDQVGQVTLSLGGLRPGAGVKKDLPEIGDLHITGIVNVGGFMEFMVLQNTRLSEVMKLSNQISRGLLYGYYRAARRKPVASLTFHSSATALDTQSIEPVWP from the coding sequence ATGGCAGAACAACGTGACTGGCAGCGCCTGCTGTCCGGAGAAAAACAATATTTTTCGTCGAACAGCCGGCAATGCGCCCATTCGCTCGGTGATGCCCTGGCTGAACTCATCCTCTATCTGGATCCCACCTTGAGCCGCCCGCGCGTCGTCTTCTGCATCGGCACCGACCGTTCGACAGGCGATTGTCTCGGACCCCTCGTGGGCACCCAGTTGGCGCCGCTGGCCTCTAATTACTATCATATCTACGGCACCCTGGATGATCCCATTCACGCCACCAACCTGGTGGAGAAGAAAAAAGCGATCGAAGAGATCCATCCGGGGGCGTTGATCATCGCCATCGACGCCTCGCTCGGACGGATCGATCAGGTGGGTCAGGTGACCCTTTCCCTGGGCGGGTTGCGCCCCGGCGCGGGCGTAAAAAAAGATCTCCCGGAAATCGGAGATCTGCACATTACCGGCATTGTCAATGTGGGCGGTTTCATGGAGTTCATGGTGCTGCAAAACACGCGCCTTTCTGAGGTGATGAAGCTCTCGAACCAAATCAGCCGCGGCCTCTTGTACGGATACTACCGAGCGGCTCGCCGCAAGCCGGTGGCGTCGCTGACCTTTCATTCGTCCGCCACGGCCTTGGACACCCAGTCGATCGAGCCGGTATGGCCCTGA
- a CDS encoding DUF4446 family protein, whose product MPGLIAWANDNLAGLTLMCLGLTITMIVIGLVAVVKTQKVTRMYQTLMRGQEGQNLEALLQENMQLSQQLVQRIETMDRSIALLEAISKETVRHVGIVRFNAFENVGSDQSFAVAMLNDQRNGVVISSLYGRELSQVYAKPIQNGKSTYLLSAEEEEAIGKALADMDK is encoded by the coding sequence ATGCCGGGATTAATCGCATGGGCCAATGATAACCTGGCCGGATTGACATTGATGTGCCTGGGACTCACCATCACGATGATTGTGATCGGTCTGGTCGCAGTGGTGAAAACACAAAAGGTCACCCGCATGTATCAGACCTTGATGAGGGGCCAAGAAGGACAAAATCTGGAGGCGCTGCTTCAAGAGAACATGCAGCTCTCACAACAATTGGTGCAGCGGATCGAGACGATGGATCGCTCGATCGCCCTGCTCGAGGCGATCAGCAAAGAGACGGTGCGCCACGTCGGCATCGTTCGATTTAACGCCTTTGAAAACGTTGGGTCGGATCAGAGCTTTGCCGTAGCCATGCTCAACGACCAACGAAACGGCGTCGTGATCAGCAGCCTCTATGGAAGGGAACTGTCCCAAGTTTACGCGAAGCCGATCCAAAACGGAAAATCAACATACCTGCTATCCGCGGAAGAGGAAGAGGCCATTGGTAAGGCCCTCGCAGATATGGATAAATAA
- the spoIIR gene encoding stage II sporulation protein R, protein MARTPFSPAFRLLTLFTLLLACCGGVAFYLPHLEAREASPLPLLRLHVVAPSDDPADQALKLKVRDAILAYVDPLLADCHSVEESRERVQEHLDEIQTRAAAVIREAGYDYAVTPEVGRFHFPAKVYGHLKAPAGEYEALRVVIGTGQGANWWCVLYPPLCLSDRTGAVAAESPSTVKAVNAIESVSPQDGETSGKLAVEVRSKLWDMINGIEKP, encoded by the coding sequence TTGGCTCGAACGCCCTTTTCTCCTGCCTTCCGGCTCCTGACCCTGTTCACCCTGTTGTTGGCATGTTGTGGCGGAGTGGCCTTCTATCTACCGCACTTGGAGGCCCGTGAAGCTTCGCCGCTGCCGCTCCTGCGCCTGCACGTAGTCGCCCCTTCGGACGACCCGGCCGACCAGGCGCTCAAGCTGAAAGTTCGCGACGCGATCCTGGCCTATGTCGATCCGCTGCTGGCGGACTGTCACTCCGTTGAGGAATCGCGCGAACGGGTCCAGGAACACCTGGACGAGATTCAGACCCGCGCCGCCGCCGTCATCAGAGAAGCCGGCTATGACTACGCCGTCACCCCGGAGGTGGGTCGCTTTCACTTCCCGGCCAAGGTGTATGGTCACCTGAAAGCCCCTGCAGGAGAGTACGAAGCGCTGCGGGTGGTCATCGGAACGGGGCAAGGCGCCAACTGGTGGTGCGTCCTCTACCCGCCCCTCTGCCTGAGCGACCGCACCGGCGCCGTGGCCGCGGAGAGCCCGTCAACGGTGAAGGCAGTCAACGCGATCGAATCGGTCAGCCCACAGGACGGTGAGACCTCCGGCAAACTTGCCGTTGAGGTTCGCTCCAAACTCTGGGACATGATCAACGGCATAGAAAAACCCTGA